A window of the Desulfobacula toluolica Tol2 genome harbors these coding sequences:
- a CDS encoding GGDEF domain-containing protein yields the protein MSFSDLFQREINILTQARQLIQDETYSENCMLPEYKLMVKHYNKLLKQTRRLVKMSDIMQSDLNELNGRLEQLSSLDGLTGIPNRRCFDNAYEKEWKQAQRNGTALSIIMVDIDYFKLFNDTYGHASGDTCLKRVASALSSASKRPMDIVARYGGEEFAAVLPDTNIEGAQIVAKNMRQQVEALDIAHVESKVADHVTVSIGISSIQTPMRSSHTPETLIKVADDMLYKAKSSGRNRVCS from the coding sequence ATGAGTTTTAGTGACCTGTTTCAAAGGGAAATCAACATTCTTACCCAAGCCAGGCAACTGATTCAAGATGAAACCTATTCCGAAAACTGCATGCTGCCGGAATATAAGCTGATGGTAAAACACTACAACAAATTACTAAAGCAGACCAGACGCCTTGTTAAAATGTCTGACATCATGCAAAGTGATCTTAATGAACTAAATGGCCGCCTGGAACAACTTTCATCACTGGATGGGCTGACTGGAATCCCCAACCGCAGATGTTTTGATAATGCCTATGAAAAAGAATGGAAGCAGGCTCAAAGAAACGGAACAGCCTTATCCATTATCATGGTGGATATTGATTATTTTAAACTATTTAACGATACCTACGGGCATGCCTCAGGAGACACCTGTTTAAAACGGGTGGCATCTGCGTTGTCTTCAGCAAGCAAACGCCCCATGGATATTGTTGCCCGATACGGTGGAGAAGAATTTGCAGCTGTTTTACCCGACACGAATATTGAAGGGGCTCAAATTGTTGCCAAAAACATGAGACAACAGGTAGAAGCCCTGGATATTGCTCATGTGGAATCAAAAGTGGCCGATCATGTAACCGTGAGCATAGGCATAAGCTCCATTCAAACCCCGATGCGCAGCAGCCACACACCTGAAACCCTTATCAAAGTGGCAGATGACATGCTATACAAGGCCAAAAGCAGCGGACGCAACAGGGTATGTTCATAG
- a CDS encoding GAF domain-containing protein: MENHTMQYDTITRLTTAISQCKDPEEVALTTAESVKTAFNAKGCSVFLVDRETRELGLVASSGLSTEYLTKGPIHFMQTIREAKDAIPIAIYDVMDDPRIEYPEEAKKEGIASLLGVPIISHDKIIGALRIYTKTPWEFSFNDINLAQAVALICGMAMDMCRMYKGYKTSIEILKNMRGKDTYGTNKWTPYEGVPKSVDKSIREH; this comes from the coding sequence ATGGAAAATCATACCATGCAGTATGACACAATCACCCGCTTAACCACCGCCATTTCCCAGTGCAAGGACCCGGAAGAAGTGGCTTTGACAACTGCAGAGAGCGTAAAAACAGCATTCAATGCCAAAGGCTGCTCGGTATTTCTTGTCGACCGGGAGACCCGCGAACTTGGTCTTGTCGCATCATCCGGATTAAGCACAGAATACCTGACCAAGGGACCGATCCATTTTATGCAGACCATCAGGGAAGCAAAAGATGCCATTCCCATTGCCATTTATGATGTAATGGATGATCCGAGAATCGAATATCCCGAGGAGGCAAAAAAAGAGGGGATAGCTTCTTTATTGGGAGTTCCCATTATCAGCCACGATAAAATCATTGGTGCGCTTCGTATTTACACAAAAACCCCATGGGAATTTTCCTTTAACGATATCAACCTTGCTCAGGCCGTTGCATTAATTTGCGGCATGGCCATGGATATGTGCAGGATGTACAAAGGGTATAAAACCAGTATTGAGATTCTTAAAAACATGAGGGGAAAAGATACATACGGCACAAACAAATGGACCCCATATGAAGGAGTTCCCAAAAGCGTGGACAAATCAATACGCGAACATTAA
- a CDS encoding DUF1987 domain-containing protein, with translation MDTLYIEATKSSPFVKYNIESNTLEITGECYPENAVKFFSPVFEWLNTETKKLDTPVLTVNLNISYFNSSSSKALMNFFDMLEEAYDNGKKINVNWIYMEENETAEECGEEFQEDLETLPFNLVVLNSGQTI, from the coding sequence ATGGATACATTATATATTGAGGCTACCAAATCATCTCCTTTTGTGAAATATAACATTGAATCCAATACCCTGGAAATTACAGGCGAGTGCTATCCGGAAAACGCAGTTAAATTTTTTTCCCCGGTTTTTGAATGGCTGAACACTGAAACAAAAAAACTGGACACTCCTGTTTTAACCGTTAATTTAAATATCAGTTATTTCAACAGCAGCAGTTCCAAAGCATTGATGAATTTTTTCGATATGCTTGAAGAAGCCTATGATAATGGCAAAAAAATCAATGTCAACTGGATCTATATGGAAGAAAATGAAACCGCTGAAGAATGCGGAGAAGAATTTCAAGAAGACTTGGAAACCCTGCCGTTTAATCTGGTTGTTTTGAACAGCGGCCAAACGATATGA
- a CDS encoding HAD family hydrolase encodes MFEDRQFELILFDLEGTLVDFQWHLKDAATKLLQVLFNAGIDPARYGESPGYAGLYNTTRDITGDWDIQEAEQLFGQLAMIYDFYDLDALSRWTPYPDVRPVLEKLSACKYRMGVVSNCGYYAAETVLERFDLAGYFELVVSRNDVLYLKPFPDGLNLAIEKLCMPADKTLFVGDSINDILAANKVPVTSCFLSGGESRVTGEDSLTADFRISSFSGLADILVH; translated from the coding sequence ATGTTTGAAGACCGGCAATTTGAACTTATACTGTTCGATCTTGAAGGCACTTTGGTGGATTTTCAATGGCACCTGAAGGATGCGGCAACAAAGCTCCTTCAGGTTCTGTTCAATGCCGGCATTGATCCTGCCCGATACGGAGAGTCTCCGGGATATGCCGGTCTTTACAATACTACCAGGGATATTACGGGTGACTGGGATATTCAAGAGGCTGAGCAATTGTTTGGGCAACTTGCCATGATTTATGATTTTTATGATCTGGATGCTTTGAGCAGATGGACCCCATACCCGGACGTACGGCCTGTACTGGAAAAGCTTTCAGCCTGCAAGTATCGTATGGGCGTGGTGAGCAACTGCGGGTATTATGCCGCAGAGACCGTCCTGGAACGTTTCGATCTGGCCGGATATTTTGAACTGGTTGTGTCAAGAAACGATGTTTTGTATTTAAAACCTTTTCCTGACGGATTGAATCTGGCCATAGAGAAGCTTTGCATGCCCGCTGACAAAACTCTGTTTGTCGGTGATTCGATCAACGATATTCTGGCTGCAAATAAAGTTCCCGTAACATCATGTTTTCTATCCGGCGGAGAAAGCCGGGTTACCGGTGAGGACAGTCTTACGGCAGATTTCCGGATATCGTCTTTTTCAGGGCTTGCCGATATCCTGGTCCACTGA
- a CDS encoding (2Fe-2S)-binding protein, which translates to MQITCHINNKKFTKDIAPDLLLIDFVRSLGFKSVKCGCDTANCGLCTLWVDGVSVLSCAVLAARVNGRQVTTLEGLEDQALEFGRFMAAQGVEQCGFCAPGLIMNVLAMKNELENPSRQDILQYLSGNLCRCSGYEGQLRAVEAYLQSQGQKKGEADEIC; encoded by the coding sequence ATGCAGATAACATGCCACATAAACAACAAAAAATTCACCAAGGATATTGCCCCGGATCTTCTCCTCATTGATTTTGTAAGGAGCCTGGGATTCAAAAGCGTAAAATGCGGATGTGATACGGCCAATTGCGGTCTTTGTACTTTGTGGGTGGACGGTGTATCCGTATTGTCCTGTGCTGTCCTTGCCGCCAGGGTAAACGGCAGACAGGTGACCACCTTGGAGGGACTGGAAGACCAGGCCTTGGAATTCGGACGGTTCATGGCGGCCCAGGGTGTTGAACAATGCGGATTTTGCGCTCCCGGTTTGATCATGAATGTCCTGGCAATGAAAAACGAACTTGAAAATCCTTCAAGGCAAGACATTCTGCAATATCTTTCCGGGAACCTTTGCCGCTGCTCAGGATATGAAGGGCAGTTAAGAGCTGTTGAAGCCTACCTTCAATCACAAGGGCAAAAAAAAGGAGAAGCCGATGAAATATGTTAA
- a CDS encoding xanthine dehydrogenase family protein molybdopterin-binding subunit → MKYVNKGVEKIDAAALVTGKPVYTDDLAPENCLVVKVLRSPHAFAEILDIDVQKARETEGIDCILTWQDVPGKRFTTAGQSYPEPSPYDRLILDKTVRYVGDPVAIVAGTDEKTVNRALKSIKVSYKQFEPVIDLKQALDNESIIHPEKNYHVNVDIGNDRKRNLCCAGGFESSDVETEFARCDCVVDRVYHTKPNSQAMMETFRTYSYLDHAGRLTLVTSTQIPFHVRRITAKALDIPKAKVRVIKPRIGGGFGAKQTVISELFPAIVTLKTGKPAKMVFDRHESFTASTSRHEMIIRVRAGADRHGNILAIHIDTLSNTGAYGEHAPTTVNLSGHKTMALYNRARAFKFSYQVVYTNTLPAGAFRGYGATQGTFALESAINELADELDMDPLDLRLKNLLRKGDTLSAYYGEPLNSCALEACIKKGREMIGWHTKYPCRKISSTKVRAVGAAITMQGSGIANIDTASAQIRLQDDGFYTLMIGAADMGTGCDTILAQMAAQCLGCPMEQIIVSQVDTDHSPYDTGSYASSTTYLTGTAVVKACEKLKKKIVSRAAALLKTTAETLEFDGNKIFNDQAIITLDDLAQKTAVGNHTSLTAGASHSSPVSPPPFMAGFAEIEMDLETGETKVVDYVGVIDCGTPINPNLARIQAEGGIVQGIGMALYEDIACSTKGKMITSSFMQYKIPSRQDVGKIRVEFESSYEPTGPFGAKSIGEVVINTPSPAIAHAIHNAAGIYLRTLPMTCENILMGMLDLEQTKSVDQDIGKP, encoded by the coding sequence ATGAAATATGTTAACAAAGGGGTTGAGAAAATTGATGCAGCTGCCCTGGTAACGGGCAAACCCGTTTACACAGATGACCTGGCACCGGAAAACTGCCTGGTGGTCAAAGTATTGAGAAGCCCCCATGCCTTTGCCGAAATTCTGGACATTGATGTACAAAAAGCCCGGGAAACGGAAGGAATAGACTGTATCCTCACCTGGCAGGATGTGCCGGGCAAACGATTTACCACGGCAGGCCAGTCCTATCCCGAACCCAGCCCCTATGACCGCCTGATCCTGGATAAAACAGTCCGGTATGTGGGTGATCCTGTAGCCATAGTGGCCGGCACAGATGAAAAGACCGTAAACCGGGCGTTAAAATCCATCAAGGTTTCATATAAACAGTTTGAGCCGGTGATTGATCTAAAACAGGCCCTGGACAATGAAAGTATAATACACCCGGAAAAAAACTATCATGTGAATGTTGACATCGGCAATGATAGAAAAAGAAACCTGTGCTGTGCAGGCGGATTTGAAAGCTCAGATGTGGAAACCGAATTTGCCAGATGTGACTGTGTGGTGGACCGTGTCTATCATACTAAGCCTAATAGCCAGGCCATGATGGAAACCTTCAGAACCTATTCATACCTGGATCATGCCGGACGACTGACCCTTGTCACATCAACCCAGATTCCTTTCCATGTCCGTAGGATTACGGCAAAGGCCCTGGATATTCCAAAAGCAAAGGTCCGGGTAATCAAACCCAGGATCGGGGGCGGGTTTGGCGCCAAGCAGACCGTTATAAGCGAACTTTTCCCGGCCATTGTAACATTAAAAACCGGCAAACCCGCCAAAATGGTGTTTGACCGGCATGAATCTTTTACCGCCTCCACCAGCCGCCACGAAATGATCATCCGGGTAAGGGCGGGAGCGGACCGCCACGGCAACATCCTGGCCATTCACATCGACACCCTTTCCAATACAGGTGCCTACGGGGAGCATGCCCCCACAACCGTCAACCTGTCCGGCCACAAGACCATGGCGCTGTACAACCGGGCCCGGGCATTTAAGTTCAGCTACCAGGTGGTGTATACCAACACCCTGCCCGCAGGAGCCTTCAGAGGATACGGCGCCACCCAGGGAACCTTTGCCCTTGAGTCAGCCATAAACGAACTGGCGGACGAACTTGACATGGACCCCCTGGATCTCAGGTTGAAGAACCTGTTACGCAAAGGAGATACTCTGAGCGCCTATTATGGCGAACCCCTCAACTCCTGCGCTCTTGAAGCCTGTATCAAAAAAGGCAGGGAAATGATCGGGTGGCATACAAAATACCCGTGCCGAAAAATCAGCAGCACAAAAGTCCGGGCAGTGGGAGCCGCCATCACCATGCAGGGTTCCGGGATCGCCAATATTGATACTGCATCGGCTCAGATCCGGCTTCAGGATGATGGATTTTACACCTTGATGATCGGTGCCGCAGACATGGGTACCGGATGTGATACCATCTTAGCTCAGATGGCTGCCCAATGCCTTGGATGCCCCATGGAACAAATCATTGTCAGCCAAGTCGACACGGATCACTCCCCATATGATACCGGGTCCTATGCTTCCAGCACCACATATTTGACCGGCACGGCAGTGGTTAAAGCCTGTGAAAAACTCAAGAAAAAAATTGTTTCCAGGGCGGCCGCTTTGCTGAAAACCACGGCAGAAACTCTGGAGTTTGACGGAAACAAGATATTCAATGATCAAGCTATAATTACCCTTGATGATCTGGCGCAAAAAACAGCAGTCGGCAATCACACCAGCCTTACAGCCGGGGCATCCCATTCAAGCCCTGTCTCTCCGCCGCCGTTCATGGCAGGGTTTGCGGAAATTGAAATGGATCTTGAAACCGGGGAAACAAAGGTGGTGGATTATGTGGGAGTGATTGACTGCGGCACCCCCATAAACCCGAACCTTGCCAGGATACAGGCGGAAGGCGGCATTGTCCAGGGAATCGGCATGGCCTTGTATGAGGATATTGCCTGCAGCACAAAAGGGAAAATGATCACCAGTTCTTTTATGCAATATAAAATACCCTCCCGCCAGGACGTGGGAAAAATTCGGGTTGAATTTGAAAGCAGCTATGAACCAACAGGCCCATTTGGTGCCAAATCAATCGGGGAAGTGGTCATCAACACTCCGTCACCGGCCATTGCCCACGCCATCCATAATGCCGCCGGGATTTACTTGAGAACCCTTCCCATGACCTGTGAAAACATTTTAATGGGCATGCTGGATCTGGAACAAACCAAATCAGTGGACCAGGATATCGGCAAGCCCTGA
- a CDS encoding SiaB family protein kinase has protein sequence MINDMFPFYQTMKKEGIIFCFSGPTSQSVVEGIGDALKQKMELEAMTQTASRHVFSIFVEQMQNVVHYSAEKDDSDQQETEGCLSYGIIVVGRDGKDKFYISSGNYIHKDDTRRIVDLLDKLKGMDKNELKIFYKEQRKLERRKGGKGAGLGMIETARKASRPIEYTLTGSTDKQHDFISIKAVI, from the coding sequence ATGATCAATGATATGTTTCCATTTTATCAGACCATGAAAAAAGAAGGAATTATTTTTTGCTTCAGCGGCCCTACATCCCAGAGTGTTGTTGAAGGCATAGGAGATGCCTTGAAACAAAAGATGGAACTGGAGGCCATGACACAAACCGCCTCCAGGCATGTTTTCTCAATCTTTGTGGAACAGATGCAGAATGTTGTCCACTATTCTGCTGAAAAGGATGACAGCGACCAGCAAGAAACAGAAGGATGTCTAAGTTATGGAATCATCGTTGTCGGCAGAGATGGCAAGGATAAATTTTATATTTCAAGCGGTAATTATATTCATAAAGATGATACCCGGCGTATTGTTGATCTGCTGGACAAATTAAAAGGAATGGACAAAAACGAACTTAAAATATTTTACAAGGAGCAGCGCAAACTTGAACGTCGCAAAGGCGGAAAAGGTGCCGGCCTTGGAATGATTGAAACCGCCCGTAAAGCAAGTCGTCCCATTGAATATACACTGACCGGCAGCACTGACAAACAACATGATTTTATTTCAATCAAAGCTGTAATATAA
- a CDS encoding UbiX family flavin prenyltransferase: protein MAKRLIVGIAGASGVIYGVRMLEVLKNQGIETHLIISEAGKLNIRIETDYDVDDVLAMADFTYTNKDIAASVASGSFLTMGMVVAPCTVKTLSGIANSYNENLLIRAADVQLKEKRKVALLFRETPLHKGHLRLLTQAADMGAHIIPPVPAFYHHPKTIDDIINQSVGKVLDYIGIEHDLFQRWDNSELDKLMNNSAAGKNKNTCEKKMVAIK from the coding sequence ATGGCAAAACGATTAATTGTAGGGATAGCCGGGGCAAGTGGTGTGATTTATGGGGTCAGGATGCTGGAAGTCCTTAAAAATCAAGGCATTGAAACCCATCTGATTATTTCAGAGGCTGGAAAACTCAATATCAGGATAGAAACCGATTATGATGTGGATGACGTTCTTGCCATGGCTGATTTCACCTATACCAATAAAGATATTGCCGCATCTGTTGCAAGTGGGTCTTTTTTGACCATGGGCATGGTGGTTGCGCCCTGTACGGTTAAGACTTTGTCCGGAATCGCCAATTCCTATAATGAGAATCTTCTGATCCGGGCCGCAGATGTTCAGCTCAAAGAAAAACGCAAAGTTGCGCTGCTGTTCAGAGAAACCCCTTTGCATAAAGGACATTTAAGGCTTTTAACCCAGGCTGCGGACATGGGAGCCCATATTATTCCGCCTGTACCGGCATTTTATCATCATCCCAAAACCATTGATGATATTATCAACCAATCCGTGGGAAAAGTTTTGGATTACATTGGTATCGAACATGATCTGTTTCAACGCTGGGATAATTCAGAACTGGATAAACTTATGAACAACTCTGCAGCCGGTAAAAACAAGAACACCTGTGAGAAAAAGATGGTCGCCATAAAATAA
- a CDS encoding cache domain-containing protein, producing MIQSRLWFKATLLILVIILISSMSIALYTIPLTREITYKMAENHATALLDHVYNLVEIKHKEIKSYKNFAITSRKRQMKDITSAAGYIIKNQYSAAKAGEISEAEAKQRAIKQMQPIRYGNKDYMWISNFDSVLISHPDPKLHNADFSKITDVYGNLIVPPMVDIARKNGEGFTSYWWNRLEKNSPSEKLTYSTLFPPWNWVYGTGVYMDDILQEIDRQKKELVDDLRAVMQEVTIGKSGYMYIFNADMHLIIHPDEKLTTAKLNELRNPRTGRPILKELMEKVDIKESHMEYPWDHPEDPGNYVYEKISWVRYNSHFKWYIASSVYTDELYSQSRFLTSRIAFITIIILLLSLFIGIYCLKKFVSPIEKLSKTVLKIQGGDLKIRSGIVSNDEIGILAREFDAMVEKLDNHVEVLDQKVKEKTRELAENYKELEYANSQVMESIRYARTIQKAILPQPDTKPKEISDSFILWRPKDIIGGDIFWLKHNSNGFVFAIIDCTGHGVPGAIMTMIASMAIHHVVQELGTASPGAILKELNRIIQFSLGQHSKDAKSDDGLDIALCSVDTATDILTFAGANIGLFVQEETGIQQIKGDKQSIGYKSSNIKFDFKEHKIKLNRGKQLYMTTDGLIGQAGGTHGLPFGRRRFLKFISEHHQSGFSDQKKALKKILTQYQGNEEQRDDITVIGLTYK from the coding sequence ATGATTCAATCCAGACTCTGGTTCAAAGCAACATTGCTGATTTTGGTTATTATACTAATCAGTTCCATGTCCATTGCCCTATACACGATCCCCCTTACCCGGGAAATTACCTATAAAATGGCGGAAAACCATGCTACAGCCTTGCTTGATCATGTGTATAATCTTGTTGAAATCAAGCATAAGGAAATAAAATCTTACAAAAACTTTGCCATCACGTCACGCAAACGTCAAATGAAGGATATTACCTCTGCAGCAGGATATATCATTAAAAATCAATATTCGGCTGCAAAAGCCGGAGAAATATCCGAAGCCGAAGCCAAACAGCGTGCAATCAAGCAGATGCAGCCCATACGCTATGGGAATAAGGATTATATGTGGATATCAAATTTTGATTCCGTGCTGATTTCTCATCCTGATCCAAAACTTCATAATGCTGACTTTTCTAAAATCACAGATGTGTATGGAAACCTTATTGTACCACCAATGGTGGATATTGCCCGAAAAAACGGCGAAGGCTTTACATCTTATTGGTGGAACCGCCTGGAAAAGAATTCCCCTTCGGAAAAACTGACCTATTCCACCCTGTTCCCCCCCTGGAACTGGGTGTATGGCACTGGTGTTTATATGGATGACATTTTACAGGAAATTGACCGGCAAAAAAAAGAACTGGTTGATGATCTTCGGGCGGTCATGCAAGAAGTCACAATCGGAAAATCAGGATATATGTATATTTTCAATGCTGATATGCACTTGATTATTCACCCCGATGAAAAACTTACTACTGCCAAACTCAATGAATTGCGCAATCCCAGGACAGGCAGACCGATTCTAAAAGAGCTTATGGAAAAAGTCGACATTAAAGAATCTCACATGGAATACCCCTGGGACCACCCGGAAGACCCCGGGAATTATGTATATGAAAAAATCAGTTGGGTGCGGTATAACAGCCATTTTAAATGGTATATTGCAAGTTCCGTTTACACTGATGAACTTTACAGTCAATCTCGCTTCCTGACTTCCCGAATAGCATTTATCACCATAATAATCCTATTGCTTTCATTGTTCATTGGAATTTATTGTTTGAAAAAATTTGTCAGCCCCATTGAAAAATTATCAAAAACGGTTTTAAAAATCCAAGGCGGTGATTTAAAAATCAGAAGCGGCATTGTCAGCAATGATGAAATCGGTATTTTGGCCCGTGAATTCGATGCAATGGTGGAAAAACTGGACAATCACGTTGAAGTTCTTGATCAAAAAGTCAAAGAAAAAACCCGGGAACTGGCTGAAAATTACAAAGAACTGGAATATGCCAACAGCCAGGTCATGGAAAGTATCCGGTATGCCAGAACTATTCAGAAGGCAATTTTACCGCAGCCTGATACCAAACCAAAAGAAATTTCAGATAGTTTCATACTGTGGCGGCCCAAGGATATCATCGGTGGAGACATCTTCTGGCTGAAGCATAATAGTAACGGCTTTGTTTTTGCGATTATCGACTGTACCGGGCATGGGGTTCCAGGAGCAATCATGACCATGATTGCGAGCATGGCAATCCACCATGTCGTCCAGGAACTGGGTACGGCAAGTCCAGGAGCGATCCTCAAAGAACTCAACAGGATCATCCAATTTTCATTGGGCCAGCATTCCAAGGATGCTAAATCAGATGACGGCCTGGACATTGCCCTTTGCTCCGTGGATACGGCTACGGATATACTCACATTTGCCGGAGCCAATATAGGCCTTTTTGTTCAAGAAGAGACCGGCATACAACAGATAAAGGGAGACAAGCAAAGTATTGGATATAAATCTTCAAACATTAAATTTGACTTTAAGGAACACAAAATTAAACTGAACAGGGGAAAACAGCTTTACATGACCACGGACGGCTTAATTGGCCAAGCCGGTGGAACCCATGGCCTGCCCTTTGGCAGACGGCGATTTCTCAAATTCATTTCCGAGCATCATCAATCCGGCTTCTCAGACCAGAAAAAAGCCCTTAAAAAAATTCTAACTCAATATCAGGGAAATGAGGAACAACGGGATGACATTACTGTTATCGGCTTAACTTATAAATAA
- a CDS encoding FAD binding domain-containing protein yields MFELKEYVSVQSLEQGHDLLMKDKNNVILGGLLWMKMGKKTYHTGIDLSGLGLNKIVENDESIDIGCMTSLRQAETSPLLHKWFGSLFSNALGHIVGIQFRNCATIGGSVYSRFGFSDVLTAMMIPDTHVHLYHGGIVPLSEFLLMPRKKDILVKVCIKKQAWETCYQSQRLSATDFPILCVAAGRCNEQWRLSLGARPDKARQAQISAGLLSRHPDDAQINSACDAVVKELSFGNDLRGSKAYREILAKVLLKRGIQAICR; encoded by the coding sequence ATGTTTGAACTAAAAGAATATGTATCGGTTCAAAGTCTTGAACAAGGTCATGATCTGCTTATGAAAGATAAAAACAATGTCATCCTGGGTGGACTGCTCTGGATGAAAATGGGCAAAAAGACCTATCACACCGGCATTGACCTGTCAGGGCTGGGACTGAACAAGATCGTTGAAAATGATGAAAGCATTGATATCGGATGCATGACAAGTCTCAGGCAGGCGGAGACAAGCCCCCTGCTTCATAAATGGTTTGGTTCCCTTTTTTCAAACGCATTGGGACATATTGTCGGCATCCAGTTTAGAAACTGTGCAACCATTGGCGGCAGTGTGTATTCACGATTTGGATTCTCAGATGTATTAACCGCCATGATGATCCCGGATACCCATGTCCACTTGTATCATGGAGGGATTGTTCCCCTGTCTGAATTTCTGCTGATGCCCCGGAAAAAAGATATCCTGGTAAAGGTTTGCATAAAAAAACAGGCATGGGAAACATGTTACCAGAGCCAACGGCTGAGTGCCACTGATTTTCCGATTCTTTGTGTTGCCGCAGGCAGGTGCAACGAACAATGGAGGCTTTCCCTGGGTGCAAGACCAGACAAAGCCCGACAGGCACAAATATCAGCCGGGTTATTGTCCCGGCATCCTGATGACGCACAGATAAACTCTGCCTGTGATGCCGTTGTCAAAGAATTATCGTTTGGAAATGACCTGCGGGGAAGCAAAGCATACCGGGAAATTCTGGCAAAAGTTTTGCTTAAAAGGGGGATTCAAGCCATATGCAGATAA
- a CDS encoding TIGR04076 family protein, producing MIQHPKCRITVIKRSLNRDIIDAYVKEEMKRISLCSKFKEGDQFLVYSEFDMPDKFCHWAWADIRHDIMAVVNSVRFPWFKEKAMTISGCTDWLKPVLFKIEKL from the coding sequence ATGATTCAACATCCAAAATGCAGGATCACAGTCATAAAAAGATCGCTTAACCGAGATATTATTGACGCCTATGTGAAAGAAGAAATGAAAAGAATCAGTTTGTGCAGCAAGTTCAAGGAAGGGGACCAATTTTTGGTATATTCTGAATTTGACATGCCGGATAAATTTTGTCACTGGGCCTGGGCGGATATCAGACATGATATCATGGCTGTTGTTAACAGTGTCCGATTTCCCTGGTTCAAGGAAAAGGCAATGACCATATCCGGTTGTACAGACTGGCTTAAGCCGGTTCTGTTTAAAATTGAAAAATTATAG
- a CDS encoding NAD(P)H-dependent glycerol-3-phosphate dehydrogenase, whose amino-acid sequence MDTATTKIGVVGAGSWGTALAKLLADKGFVLDLWVFEQEVREQIETDRENKVFLPDIKLPDNIIPTNDLDIAVKDKNLVLVVVPSHCMRDVAGRIKDFINPGTIVVTASKGIENKTHLTMTQILEEKIDFLSKENLAVLSGPSFAKEVANKVPTVVAAASISRDTAEYVQKIFSCPTFRVYINDDPIGTQIGGAVKNVLAIAAGICDGMSMGLNPRAALITRGLTEMNRLGTKLGADPLTLSGLAGVGDLLLTCTGDLSRNYTVGKQIGEGKKLDEIISEMRMVAEGVKTTRSVYNLSKKLGIDLPICNEVYSVLFEGRSVEETVERLMNRSLKHELDGVVDG is encoded by the coding sequence ATGGATACGGCAACAACTAAGATAGGGGTTGTGGGTGCCGGAAGCTGGGGGACAGCCCTTGCAAAATTGCTTGCAGATAAAGGATTTGTTCTGGACCTCTGGGTGTTTGAACAGGAAGTAAGGGAACAGATTGAAACAGACAGGGAAAACAAGGTATTTCTTCCAGATATAAAACTGCCGGATAATATCATTCCAACCAATGATCTTGACATCGCTGTAAAAGATAAAAATCTTGTACTTGTGGTGGTTCCGTCTCATTGCATGCGGGATGTTGCAGGCCGGATAAAGGATTTTATAAACCCTGGGACCATTGTTGTGACTGCATCCAAGGGGATTGAGAATAAAACTCACCTGACCATGACTCAGATTCTTGAGGAAAAAATTGATTTTCTTTCCAAAGAGAATCTTGCTGTGCTGTCAGGACCAAGTTTTGCAAAAGAAGTTGCCAATAAAGTGCCTACGGTTGTGGCTGCCGCTTCAATCAGCCGTGATACTGCTGAATATGTCCAGAAAATATTTTCCTGTCCTACTTTCAGGGTCTATATTAATGACGACCCTATAGGCACTCAGATCGGCGGTGCCGTGAAAAATGTGCTGGCAATTGCCGCCGGTATCTGTGACGGTATGAGCATGGGGCTTAATCCAAGGGCTGCCTTGATTACCCGGGGGCTTACCGAGATGAACCGGCTGGGAACAAAACTGGGGGCTGATCCGTTGACACTTTCCGGGCTTGCCGGTGTAGGGGATTTGTTATTAACCTGTACTGGTGATTTGAGCCGGAACTATACCGTGGGCAAGCAGATCGGAGAAGGCAAAAAACTCGATGAGATTATTTCCGAAATGAGAATGGTGGCAGAAGGGGTTAAAACAACCCGGTCCGTATACAACCTGTCAAAGAAACTGGGGATTGATCTTCCCATATGCAATGAAGTGTATTCCGTCCTTTTTGAAGGCCGTTCCGTTGAAGAGACGGTTGAACGTCTGATGAACCGCTCTTTAAAACATGAATTGGACGGGGTTGTGGATGGTTGA